The Streptomyces sp. NBC_01276 genome includes the window GTGACGGACAGGACGATGCGCGTACGCGTCGCCTTCTTCCGGCGGGCCTCGGTTCGGGACGGGGTCGCGGGGGTTCGGCTGCGGCTCATGCCGGTAACACCTCACTGGAGAGGGGACGGGAAGTACGGCCGAGCCTAGGCAGGTGACCAGGGCGCATTGCGCCGTGGAGGGGCTTCTTCAGGTTGCCCTAAGGAAGCCCGCAGGATCGACACAGGGACGATCGGGGACATTGCACCCAACTCCGGCCGCCCCCATCACGTTCACGGTGACGTCCGTCAGGTGCCCGCGGTACGGGGCCGTGGCTCGGCTGACCACGGGCGGTGGGGACCGGCAGGGTGGTGGGCGTACGCAGCACTCCGGGGAGCACATGTGACCGGTGACCGCACTGCCGGCCCAGAGCCGTGCCTGCCCGGGTGGCCTTCCTCTGGTCCGAGACCGGGGTGCCGTCACGACAGGCCCGGTGTCCTGGCTGCGGAAACTGCGTAGTTGCCGAGTTCGCGGTGCGGGTATCGTCCGGTCTCCCGACCCGCCGCACCGGCGGCCTACGTTCAGAGAGCGACGCAGATGACCGGCCGGCAAGCAACGACGACCCTGTGGCGCCCCACCGGCCCCAAGGAGCTGGATCTGGTTCGGGAGCTGAACTGGCGTGCCTGGCCGCCCCGCCTGCCCGAGCAGCCGATCTTCTACCCGGTCCTCAACGAGGACTACGCGGTCAGGATCGCGCGGGACTGGAACGTCAAGCACGACGGCGCCGGCTTCGTCACTCGTTTCGAGGTCGAGTCGGGGTTCTTGAGCCGGTATCCCGTCCAGCAGGCCGGCGGGCAGACGATCCTGGAGCTCTGGGTTCCGGCCGAGGAACTGGACGAGTTCAATGCCCACATCGTCGGCGAGATCCAGGTGGTCCACGAGTTCCGCTGAGGCGGGAAGGCCTGCTGACCGGGCATTCCGGCCGGGTGCGATGATCCCGGCGTGGCTGGTGTCGTCACCGTCGCAGGACCGTGCTGCGCCTGACCGGCGCTCCGAGGACACCGGTCGGGCGGGCGCCGGCACGGCCCGCGAGCGCGAGACCTACCGCGGCCGGCATCGGCCGCGGCTGCTCGGCCCGCTGACCGTGCCGGCGGGTCAGCACCGGTACCCGCTCCACGATGGCGGGTCGTCGGCCTCCCGCGGAGGGTGCGGCCGACCAGGGGGTCAGGCGGGGATGGTGGCTTCGGGGTGGGTGGCCAGGCGGGCCAGGGGTTCGGCCTCCCGAGGGTGGCGGGCCTTGACGTAGGCGATCTGGCGGCGCGGTACGCAGCCGCGCAGCAGTTTCGCCCGGTCCGAGCCGGTGGAGTAGTGGATGTGCGTGAGCCCCTCGGCCATCGCCGTCCGCAGCAGCTCGTAGTAGACGAGCCCGAAGTAGAGCGGCAGCCTGCCCTGTGCCTCGTAGTCGAACCCGGCCTGGCGGGCGTACATCTCGCCGCGGTGGGTGAAGGTGAGGGCGAACCCGGCCGGGTTCCCGTCGAGGTGCGCGGTGGTGACCCGGGCGGCCTCGCCGGCGTGGCGGGCGACGCTGTGCAGGACGGCGGTGAAGGCGTCCGCGTTCGCGGGGGTGCCGTACTTGGCGTAGAGGGCGAGCTCCAGGGGGGCGAGCTGCTCGATCAGGGCCGGGGTGAGCGGCTGCGTCCGGTAGGTGACCCCGGCCTCGTCCAGGGCGCGGAGTTCGCGCCTGATCTTCGTACGGCGTGACCGGTCGAAGCGGGCCAGGTAGCTGTCGAAGGAGCCGTCCTCCGGGACCGGCAGGGAGTACGCCGTCTGGCCCGGCAGTGCCGTGTACCCGCGTTCCGTGAGCACGCCCCGCAGCAGGTGGTCGTCCTCGTCTACGTACAGGAAGGACACCGCCCGCAGCCCGGCCTCCCGGGCCTCCTCCTCGGCCCGGTGCACCAGGGCCGTGAGGGTGGCGCGTCCGCCGTCGGGGGCGGGGGCGGTCCCGGCCTTGGTGTGGGAGGGGTTGCGGCCCCCGCACGCCAGGGCGGGCAGCAGCCCGGCGGCCCAGGGGGCCTCCTCGCCGGTCAGGGTGCGGTGGACGGTGTCCACGACCCTGGCCGGGCTGCAGAAGACGTACGGCGTGTCGTGGTCCAGCGGGTACGCGGGCAGGACGCCGGTGGCGGGTCCGTCGTCCTCGTGGGCCGTGAGGTAGTACGGGGCGCCGCCCGCGGTGGCCTCGGCGTGCCGCAGCCAGGGGGAGGCGGCGTAGAAGCCGCGGGGGCCGAGCAGGGCGTCCCACCGCTGCGGGTCGGTGTCGCGCAGGGCGCGGTGGACGCGCACGCGGGGCCCGGGTGCGGCGGTCACCGGCCGTCGCCCGTCGCGGGGGCGATGACGGGGGTGAGCTGGCCCAGGGCCGCCTCGGCGCGGCGGACCGCGTCGCCGGTGGTGTCGCC containing:
- a CDS encoding GNAT family N-acetyltransferase, with translation MTAAPGPRVRVHRALRDTDPQRWDALLGPRGFYAASPWLRHAEATAGGAPYYLTAHEDDGPATGVLPAYPLDHDTPYVFCSPARVVDTVHRTLTGEEAPWAAGLLPALACGGRNPSHTKAGTAPAPDGGRATLTALVHRAEEEAREAGLRAVSFLYVDEDDHLLRGVLTERGYTALPGQTAYSLPVPEDGSFDSYLARFDRSRRTKIRRELRALDEAGVTYRTQPLTPALIEQLAPLELALYAKYGTPANADAFTAVLHSVARHAGEAARVTTAHLDGNPAGFALTFTHRGEMYARQAGFDYEAQGRLPLYFGLVYYELLRTAMAEGLTHIHYSTGSDRAKLLRGCVPRRQIAYVKARHPREAEPLARLATHPEATIPA